A stretch of the Massilia varians genome encodes the following:
- a CDS encoding cation:proton antiporter domain-containing protein, with the protein MQEQHAFPFLREILLFLILSGILIPILQRLRINQVLGFLAVGTLVGPFGLGLLAGEVPWLAFLTFPRDQGIAALAEIGVLFLMFMIGLELSAARLWAMRRWVFGAGTAQVLASAALVGGVLLLAYGLDAQSAVVIGLVLSLSSTAVVLQLLAQQGTTGTPLGQAAFAILMLQDLAVVPILLLIGALGGGGSDGGSVAVLALTTLLKAGIAITLIYLVGGRVVHKLFRAFTEHRQPDVFMALILLSTFGIAGLSAAAGLSMALGAMIAGLLLAETEFKHEVELMVEPFKGLLMGLFFMTVGMSIDTRQILAAPLLLAASLAGLVLLKTLVTASLLRIGGQPWSRAIEGGLLLGQGGEFAFVAIGYAVSARVLDPSLGGQVMLVVGLSLFVTPLLARLGRAIGERGEHARAERAAAGDDAALDPARGRVIIAGFGRVGQQLGKLLAEQNIPFVAFECDAKLVSKLHAEGKPVYFGNASRPELLRRVHADEAPAIVLTMDHPASSMQAVRGIRREFPHARLFVRSRDEKHARALRLAGASVVVPETLEASLQLSAFVLEAMGLDGRLVDGIVDHERELLTAKLLEPEGACGQL; encoded by the coding sequence GTGCAAGAACAACACGCTTTTCCCTTCCTGCGGGAGATCCTCCTCTTCCTGATCCTCTCCGGCATCCTGATTCCCATCCTGCAGCGCTTGCGCATCAACCAGGTGCTCGGCTTCCTCGCCGTCGGCACTCTGGTCGGCCCCTTCGGCCTGGGCCTGCTGGCCGGCGAGGTCCCCTGGCTGGCCTTCCTCACCTTCCCGCGCGACCAGGGCATCGCGGCGCTGGCCGAGATCGGCGTGCTGTTCCTGATGTTCATGATCGGCCTGGAGCTGTCCGCGGCGCGCCTGTGGGCGATGCGGCGCTGGGTGTTCGGCGCCGGCACCGCGCAGGTGCTGGCCAGCGCGGCGCTGGTCGGCGGCGTCCTGCTGCTGGCCTACGGCCTCGATGCGCAGTCCGCCGTGGTGATCGGCCTGGTGCTGTCGCTGTCCTCCACCGCGGTCGTGCTGCAGTTGCTGGCCCAGCAGGGGACCACCGGCACCCCGCTGGGCCAGGCGGCCTTCGCCATCCTGATGCTGCAAGACCTCGCCGTGGTGCCGATCCTGCTCCTGATCGGCGCCCTCGGCGGCGGCGGCAGCGACGGGGGCAGCGTCGCCGTCCTGGCGCTCACCACCCTGCTCAAGGCCGGCATCGCCATCACCCTCATCTACCTGGTCGGAGGGCGCGTCGTCCACAAGCTGTTCCGCGCGTTCACCGAGCACCGCCAGCCGGACGTGTTCATGGCGCTGATCCTGCTGAGCACCTTCGGCATCGCCGGCTTGTCGGCCGCGGCCGGCCTGTCGATGGCGCTGGGGGCGATGATCGCCGGCCTGCTGCTGGCCGAGACCGAGTTCAAGCACGAAGTCGAGCTGATGGTCGAGCCCTTCAAGGGTCTGCTCATGGGCCTGTTCTTCATGACCGTCGGGATGAGCATCGACACCCGCCAGATCCTGGCCGCGCCCCTGCTCCTGGCGGCCTCGCTGGCCGGGCTGGTGCTGCTGAAAACCCTGGTGACGGCAAGCCTGCTGCGCATCGGCGGCCAGCCCTGGAGCCGCGCGATCGAAGGCGGCCTGCTGCTGGGCCAGGGCGGCGAATTCGCGTTCGTCGCGATCGGCTACGCGGTCAGCGCGCGGGTGCTCGACCCAAGCCTGGGCGGACAGGTGATGCTGGTGGTCGGACTGTCGTTGTTCGTCACGCCCCTGCTGGCGCGCCTGGGACGCGCCATCGGCGAGCGCGGCGAACACGCGCGCGCCGAACGTGCCGCGGCCGGCGACGACGCGGCCCTGGACCCGGCGCGCGGGCGCGTGATCATCGCCGGCTTCGGCCGCGTGGGCCAGCAGCTGGGCAAGCTGCTCGCCGAGCAGAACATCCCCTTCGTGGCCTTCGAGTGCGACGCCAAGCTGGTTTCGAAGCTGCATGCCGAGGGCAAGCCGGTCTACTTCGGCAATGCCTCGCGCCCCGAGCTGCTGCGCAGGGTTCACGCCGACGAAGCGCCGGCGATCGTACTGACCATGGACCATCCGGCATCGAGCATGCAGGCGGTGCGCGGCATCCGCCGCGAGTTCCCGCACGCGCGCCTGTTCGTGCGCTCGCGCGACGAGAAGCATGCGCGCGCCCTGCGCCTGGCCGGCGCCAGCGTGGTGGTGCCGGAAACGCTGGAAGCGAGCCTGCAGCTGTCGGCCTTCGTGCTGGAGGCGATGGGGCTGGACGGGCGTCTGGTCGACGGCATCGTCGACCATGAGCGCGAGCTGCTCACGGCCAAGCTGCTGGAGCCGGAAGGCGCGTGCGGACAGCTATAA